One window from the genome of Anguilla rostrata isolate EN2019 chromosome 5, ASM1855537v3, whole genome shotgun sequence encodes:
- the dctpp1 gene encoding glutamyl-tRNA(Gln) amidotransferase subunit B, mitochondrial has product MAVSREEMEDLCGIVTAPSRLANGTPKGADTKHGGQDTCPPQNGLKPPQRFSFSAEPTMEDIRRLQAEFTDERGWNQFHQPRNLLLAMVGEVGEVSELFQWRGEVAEGLPDWTETEREHLSHELSDVLIYLLELAEKCHVDLPQAVLKKMALNRLKYPASKVHGSAKKYTEYQD; this is encoded by the coding sequence ATGGCTGTGAGCAGGGAAGAAATGGAAGACTTGTGCGGCATTGTGACAGCCCCGTCTAGATTGGCTAACGGTACTCCCAAAGGTGCTGACACAAAGCACGGGGGCCAAGACACCTGTCCTCCGCAAAACGGTCTGAAACCTCCGCAACGATTTTCATTCAGCGCGGAACCGACCATGGAAGATATCCGACGGCTGCAGGCGGAGTTTACGGATGAAAGGGGCTGGAACCAGTTCCACCAGCCCAGGAACTTGCTGCTAGCCATGGTGGGAGAGGTCGGAGAGGTGTCCGAGTTGTTCCAGTGGAGAGGGGAGGTGGCGGAGGGTCTTCCTGACTGGACTGAGACAGAGCGCGAACACCTGTCCCATGAACTTAGTGATGTGTTGATTTACCTGCTGGAGCTGGCGGAGAAATGCCACGTTGACCTCCCGCAAGCGGTACTGAAGAAAATGGCCCTTAACCGACTCAAGTACCCGGCCAGCAAAGTGCACGGTTCGGCGAAGAAATACACGGAGTACCAAGACTGA
- the gatb gene encoding glutamyl-tRNA(Gln) amidotransferase subunit B, mitochondrial isoform X2 yields the protein MAASSAGMCTVVCNLNRQFAVYFHRINTLNIGNNTCNRNLWISVLRYHSQPQIKKKSAVQELVGVVGLEIHAQINSSTKLFSGSQVGFSAPPNSQVSFFDASLPGTLPVLNRRCVEAAVMTGLALDCTINRKSLFDRKHYFYADLPAGYQITQQRLPIAVGGTLRYSHLIGHKQGQVVTKSVRIKQIQLEQDSGKSLHDEGRSQTFIDLNRAGVGLMELVMEPDMHCGEEAAAAVRELQLILQTLGTCQGNMAEGQLRVDANVSVHRPGEPLGVRTEVKNINSARFLARAIDYEIERQMELLGSGGTVLNETRAFDFKSGQTIPMRDKEGLQDYRFMPEPNLPPLVVYDSQTAPPPPGTDPGQVVLIDAVRERIPELPSARRARLVHVFGIRPEHSLTLVNEDGLTEYFEGVARMTRAEPKKAIGWVIKDVLGLLKQLGLSVSQSPVPPRALAELLDLLEDGRVSSSAAKTVFQELWKGTGRSPAQIVKELDLGLVDDSDEIQRICQSVIDSHPEEVRAIRAGNRKVLNKLIGLVQKQTKGRADPVRVKAMLEEGTS from the exons ATGGCTGCGTCCTCAGCGGGAATGTGTACTGTTGTGTGCAATTTAAACAGACAATTTGCAGTATATTTTCATAGGATAAACACTCTAAATATTGGTAATAATACATGCAATAGGAATTTGTGGATCTCTGTTCTTCGTTACCATAGTCAgccacaaataaaaaagaaaag TGCTGTCCAGGAGCTGGTCGGGGTTGTTGGTTTGGAGATCCACGCGCAAATCAACTCCAGCACGAAATTGTTCTCGGGCTCCCAGGTCGGGTTCTCTGCTCCTCCAAACTCACAGGTGTCCTTCTTCGATGCCTCGCTGCCCGGCACTTTACCG GTGCTGAACAGAAGATGCGTGGAGGCGGCGGTGATGACGGGTCTGGCGCTCGACTGCACCATCAACAGGAAGTCGCTGTTCGACAGGAAGCACTACTTCTACGCCGACCTTCCC GCAGGCTACCAGATCACCCAGCAGCGGCTGCCCATTGCAGTGGGCGGGACACTCCGGTACAGCCACCTGATTGGACACAAGCAGGGTCAGGTGGTGACTAAGAGCGTCCGGATCAAGCAGatccagctggagcaggacAGTGGGAAGAGCCTGCACGatgaggggcggagccagaccTTCATTGACCTCAACAGAGCCG gcgTGGGGCTGATGGAGCTGGTGATGGAGCCGGATATGCATTGtggggaggaggcggcggctGCAGTGAGAGAGCTCCAGCTCATCCTGCAGACCCTGGGGACCTGCCAGGGCAACATGGCGG AGGGTCAGCTGCGGGTCGACGCCAACGTCTCGGTGCATCGCCCGGGGGAGCCGCTGGGCGTGAGGACGGAGGTGAAGAACATAAACAGCGCGCGCTTCCTGGCCAGGGCCATAG ACTACGAGATTGAGAGGCAGATGGAGTTGCTCGGGAGCGGCGGGACGGTGCTGAACGAGACCCGGGCCTTCGATTTCAAATCTGG GCAAACAATTCCAATGAGGGACAAGGAGGGTCTGCAGGACTACAG GTTTATGCCGGAGcccaacctgccccccctcGTGGTGTACGACAGCCAgacggcccccccgcccccggggaCAGACCCGGGACAGGTGGTGCTCATCGACGCCGTGCGGGAGCGCATCCCCGAGCTGCCCAGCGCCAGGAGGGCGCGGCTGGTGCACGTTTTCGGGATCCGACCCGAGCACAGCCTCACCCTGGTG AATGAAGACGGGCTGACAGAGTACTTTGAGGGCGTGGCCAGAATGACCAGGGCGGAGCCAAAGAAGGCAATTGGCTGGGTAATTAAAGACGTGTTGGGCCTCCTGAAGCAGCTGGGACTGAGTGTGAGCCAGAG CCCCGTTCCCCCTCGAGCCCTGGCCGAGCTGCTGGATCTGCTGGAGGATGGACGCGTTTCTTCCTCCGCGGCCAAGACG GTGTTCCAGGAGCTGTGGAAGGGAACTGGGAGGAGTCCTGCTCAAATCGTGAAGGAGCTGGACTTGGGCCTCGTGGACGACAGTGATGAGATCCAGCGGATCTGTCAGAGTGTCATCGACTCGCACCCAGAGGAG GTGCGAGCGATCCGCGCGGGCAACCGGAAGGTTCTGAACAAGCTGATCGGCCTGGTGCAGAAGCAGACCAAAGGCCGAGCCGACCCCGTCAGGGTCAAAGCcatgctggaggaggggaccTCCTGA
- the gatb gene encoding glutamyl-tRNA(Gln) amidotransferase subunit B, mitochondrial isoform X1, whose protein sequence is MAASSAGMCTVVCNLNRQFAVYFHRINTLNIGNNTCNRNLWISVLRYHSQPQIKKKSSAVQELVGVVGLEIHAQINSSTKLFSGSQVGFSAPPNSQVSFFDASLPGTLPVLNRRCVEAAVMTGLALDCTINRKSLFDRKHYFYADLPAGYQITQQRLPIAVGGTLRYSHLIGHKQGQVVTKSVRIKQIQLEQDSGKSLHDEGRSQTFIDLNRAGVGLMELVMEPDMHCGEEAAAAVRELQLILQTLGTCQGNMAEGQLRVDANVSVHRPGEPLGVRTEVKNINSARFLARAIDYEIERQMELLGSGGTVLNETRAFDFKSGQTIPMRDKEGLQDYRFMPEPNLPPLVVYDSQTAPPPPGTDPGQVVLIDAVRERIPELPSARRARLVHVFGIRPEHSLTLVNEDGLTEYFEGVARMTRAEPKKAIGWVIKDVLGLLKQLGLSVSQSPVPPRALAELLDLLEDGRVSSSAAKTVFQELWKGTGRSPAQIVKELDLGLVDDSDEIQRICQSVIDSHPEEVRAIRAGNRKVLNKLIGLVQKQTKGRADPVRVKAMLEEGTS, encoded by the exons ATGGCTGCGTCCTCAGCGGGAATGTGTACTGTTGTGTGCAATTTAAACAGACAATTTGCAGTATATTTTCATAGGATAAACACTCTAAATATTGGTAATAATACATGCAATAGGAATTTGTGGATCTCTGTTCTTCGTTACCATAGTCAgccacaaataaaaaagaaaag taGTGCTGTCCAGGAGCTGGTCGGGGTTGTTGGTTTGGAGATCCACGCGCAAATCAACTCCAGCACGAAATTGTTCTCGGGCTCCCAGGTCGGGTTCTCTGCTCCTCCAAACTCACAGGTGTCCTTCTTCGATGCCTCGCTGCCCGGCACTTTACCG GTGCTGAACAGAAGATGCGTGGAGGCGGCGGTGATGACGGGTCTGGCGCTCGACTGCACCATCAACAGGAAGTCGCTGTTCGACAGGAAGCACTACTTCTACGCCGACCTTCCC GCAGGCTACCAGATCACCCAGCAGCGGCTGCCCATTGCAGTGGGCGGGACACTCCGGTACAGCCACCTGATTGGACACAAGCAGGGTCAGGTGGTGACTAAGAGCGTCCGGATCAAGCAGatccagctggagcaggacAGTGGGAAGAGCCTGCACGatgaggggcggagccagaccTTCATTGACCTCAACAGAGCCG gcgTGGGGCTGATGGAGCTGGTGATGGAGCCGGATATGCATTGtggggaggaggcggcggctGCAGTGAGAGAGCTCCAGCTCATCCTGCAGACCCTGGGGACCTGCCAGGGCAACATGGCGG AGGGTCAGCTGCGGGTCGACGCCAACGTCTCGGTGCATCGCCCGGGGGAGCCGCTGGGCGTGAGGACGGAGGTGAAGAACATAAACAGCGCGCGCTTCCTGGCCAGGGCCATAG ACTACGAGATTGAGAGGCAGATGGAGTTGCTCGGGAGCGGCGGGACGGTGCTGAACGAGACCCGGGCCTTCGATTTCAAATCTGG GCAAACAATTCCAATGAGGGACAAGGAGGGTCTGCAGGACTACAG GTTTATGCCGGAGcccaacctgccccccctcGTGGTGTACGACAGCCAgacggcccccccgcccccggggaCAGACCCGGGACAGGTGGTGCTCATCGACGCCGTGCGGGAGCGCATCCCCGAGCTGCCCAGCGCCAGGAGGGCGCGGCTGGTGCACGTTTTCGGGATCCGACCCGAGCACAGCCTCACCCTGGTG AATGAAGACGGGCTGACAGAGTACTTTGAGGGCGTGGCCAGAATGACCAGGGCGGAGCCAAAGAAGGCAATTGGCTGGGTAATTAAAGACGTGTTGGGCCTCCTGAAGCAGCTGGGACTGAGTGTGAGCCAGAG CCCCGTTCCCCCTCGAGCCCTGGCCGAGCTGCTGGATCTGCTGGAGGATGGACGCGTTTCTTCCTCCGCGGCCAAGACG GTGTTCCAGGAGCTGTGGAAGGGAACTGGGAGGAGTCCTGCTCAAATCGTGAAGGAGCTGGACTTGGGCCTCGTGGACGACAGTGATGAGATCCAGCGGATCTGTCAGAGTGTCATCGACTCGCACCCAGAGGAG GTGCGAGCGATCCGCGCGGGCAACCGGAAGGTTCTGAACAAGCTGATCGGCCTGGTGCAGAAGCAGACCAAAGGCCGAGCCGACCCCGTCAGGGTCAAAGCcatgctggaggaggggaccTCCTGA